One part of the Bacillus sp. FJAT-27916 genome encodes these proteins:
- a CDS encoding VanZ family protein produces MNNLNKKLIIRIVFALLIIGIIFYSSSQPYSEQNLQPLISEKVQLPDAIVSLLSKVEFTYAGHIVSVETKGVPGFIEFFIRKGAHFSIYLVLSVFVASILHIWMKRKPLKLAALTILFVFLYACSDEWHQSFNGERTPLFQDVIIDTVGGICGVLLFLLWSRRRKQNT; encoded by the coding sequence ATGAATAATCTAAACAAGAAGCTAATCATACGTATCGTTTTTGCCTTATTAATTATCGGGATTATCTTCTACTCCTCCTCACAGCCGTATTCTGAGCAGAATCTGCAGCCGCTGATTAGCGAGAAGGTGCAGCTGCCTGACGCGATTGTATCCCTGCTCTCGAAGGTTGAATTTACCTATGCGGGTCATATTGTCAGTGTGGAGACGAAGGGAGTTCCTGGATTCATTGAGTTCTTCATTCGGAAGGGAGCTCATTTCAGTATTTATCTTGTCCTTTCCGTTTTTGTGGCAAGTATCTTACATATTTGGATGAAGAGGAAGCCGCTTAAGCTTGCGGCCCTGACAATTCTATTTGTGTTTCTGTATGCCTGCTCGGATGAGTGGCATCAATCCTTTAACGGGGAACGGACACCGCTCTTTCAGGACGTAATCATTGATACGGTCGGCGGGATTTGCGGTGTGTTGCTCTTTCTGCTGTGGAGCAGGAGGAGGAAGCAAAATACATGA
- a CDS encoding M23 family metallopeptidase: protein MKPALGSCIRGFELGVHEAIDIAAPGNVSVKASADGVISRSYYCQTYGETIFIVHHIGGEIYESIYTHMRPRSRKFSVGESIKQGTIIGYMGSTGHTEVQHLHFEIHKGRWNQEKKNAVNPLDYMDKSLPKPFERTFIMLPPDENEWPIYSIEQEASSGNEIGMLHPAEYGGLIYEVIANPEPDVYSIKTDEAGVVNVRGMDAMGVRVFKM from the coding sequence ATGAAACCGGCTTTAGGCAGCTGTATCCGCGGGTTTGAGCTCGGAGTCCATGAGGCAATCGATATCGCCGCACCGGGGAATGTGTCTGTCAAAGCTTCTGCCGATGGCGTCATAAGTCGTTCATACTACTGCCAAACATATGGAGAAACCATCTTCATCGTTCACCATATTGGCGGGGAGATTTATGAATCCATCTACACCCATATGCGGCCGCGATCGCGTAAATTCAGCGTGGGAGAGAGCATAAAGCAGGGGACCATTATTGGCTACATGGGTTCAACCGGTCATACGGAGGTTCAGCATCTGCATTTTGAGATACACAAGGGAAGATGGAATCAGGAGAAGAAGAATGCCGTCAATCCACTGGATTATATGGACAAGTCATTGCCGAAACCATTTGAGCGCACCTTTATAATGCTGCCGCCTGATGAAAACGAATGGCCCATCTATTCGATTGAGCAAGAGGCATCATCAGGCAATGAAATCGGCATGCTTCATCCAGCTGAGTATGGCGGACTGATTTATGAGGTCATTGCCAACCCAGAGCCGGACGTGTACAGCATTAAAACGGATGAAGCAGGGGTCGTGAATGTAAGGGGTATGGATGCAATGGGCGTCAGGGTCTTTAAGATGTGA
- a CDS encoding helix-turn-helix domain-containing protein, producing MDFSVIGQRIRELRKSLKLSQEELAEGICTQAQISKIEKGDVFPYANTLYLISKKLGVDVNYFFEIGSTPRIDYVNEVIRQLRLARRSWNFEDIERIISLEEKNPLFTQNNRNLQMILWHKAIYQHAVYEDSEKAREILWDAINKTHTNDKIWSEREIELLITIGSIYADEGRQHESLETLLQALEHIKQVVFISDNTILPRLCYNLARVYAKDGNFEESIFYCKMGIKHCLEKDNLYPLGELHYHLCFNYEKIGRYQDALSTLDKAATIFELIEDYNYLPLLEDGRKNLLKLIDEEKQKETDHAL from the coding sequence ATGGATTTCTCTGTTATCGGACAAAGGATTAGAGAGCTAAGAAAATCTTTAAAGCTATCACAAGAGGAACTAGCTGAGGGCATATGTACCCAAGCACAGATCAGTAAAATAGAAAAAGGGGATGTATTCCCCTATGCAAACACCCTGTATTTAATTTCAAAAAAGCTAGGTGTTGATGTGAACTATTTCTTTGAAATCGGATCCACTCCTAGAATTGATTATGTTAATGAGGTCATTCGCCAGCTAAGATTAGCAAGGAGAAGTTGGAATTTTGAGGACATAGAAAGGATCATAAGCTTAGAGGAGAAAAACCCCTTATTCACTCAAAATAATCGTAATCTACAAATGATCCTCTGGCATAAAGCCATATATCAGCATGCTGTATATGAGGATTCAGAAAAGGCAAGAGAAATTCTATGGGATGCCATCAATAAGACACATACGAATGATAAGATTTGGTCTGAGAGAGAAATTGAACTGCTCATCACCATCGGGTCTATTTATGCAGATGAAGGACGGCAACATGAATCCTTAGAAACTTTGCTGCAAGCTCTTGAGCATATAAAACAAGTTGTTTTTATCAGTGACAATACAATACTTCCAAGGCTTTGTTATAACTTAGCCAGAGTATACGCTAAAGACGGCAACTTTGAAGAGTCTATTTTCTACTGCAAGATGGGTATTAAACATTGTTTAGAAAAGGACAATCTCTATCCATTAGGGGAGTTGCATTATCATTTATGTTTCAACTATGAAAAAATAGGGCGTTATCAAGATGCGTTATCAACCTTAGACAAAGCAGCCACTATATTTGAGCTCATAGAAGATTATAATTATCTACCACTACTAGAAGATGGACGAAAAAACCTTCTTAAATTAATTGACGAAGAAAAACAAAAAGAAACCGATCACGCCCTGTGA
- a CDS encoding TcaA second domain-containing protein, with the protein MRKLPLSKLQKGLITACALIICISIYLIERPLTKDDLIEQVETAFKQQDSSVLSKVLTSSNQKLQIDETNTKALMSYLQENPEYAQSILTVLQEQSRYYDEQDSVSANDATSAEKIEGFLTLKKEDHLILPDTYSIEIEPVYLTVCTNAEDAVIKINGEKVTETTKKSCEKKVGPLLPGEYTVEAATKGQGTKIKKTETVVLWNSDEEITIDLVSEDVGLQTNTDKK; encoded by the coding sequence TTGAGAAAACTCCCATTATCTAAACTCCAAAAAGGCCTGATTACGGCTTGTGCACTTATTATATGTATATCCATCTATTTAATTGAACGCCCTCTTACGAAAGATGACTTAATCGAACAGGTTGAAACCGCATTCAAACAGCAAGACAGTTCCGTTCTATCCAAGGTGCTGACCTCATCCAATCAAAAACTTCAAATTGACGAGACGAACACAAAGGCACTCATGAGCTACCTCCAAGAGAATCCTGAATACGCGCAATCAATCCTAACCGTTCTGCAAGAGCAATCCAGGTATTATGATGAACAAGACAGCGTCTCAGCAAACGACGCCACATCAGCCGAAAAGATTGAAGGCTTCCTAACACTCAAGAAAGAGGATCACCTCATCCTCCCTGACACCTACTCAATCGAAATCGAGCCTGTCTACCTAACCGTCTGCACAAATGCCGAGGATGCCGTCATCAAAATTAATGGCGAAAAAGTCACCGAAACAACGAAAAAATCATGCGAAAAGAAAGTAGGTCCCCTTCTCCCTGGAGAATACACCGTTGAGGCCGCCACCAAGGGACAGGGCACCAAAATCAAGAAAACCGAAACCGTCGTCCTATGGAACAGCGATGAAGAAATCACCATTGACCTCGTCTCAGAAGACGTAGGCCTACAAACCAATACAGACAAAAAGTAG
- a CDS encoding DUF6944 family repetitive protein: MEKENLLLEYIGSWLLALGANIDAAAATPTPLLTDEQLEEISLVGFELQALGFALLADSQNELNLESAGNGIASIGMLEIISSILLPFPEETDTNLEVSGNLLASLGAFMIFAEELDKDPRVPGQTLETIGILMQAIGSGVLAIALRLQANQEDKEESEQQQTAEDEEKSISITNLITWSNWLVAAGTIVALIGVGIRFSSETQ, encoded by the coding sequence ATGGAGAAAGAAAACCTGCTTCTAGAGTATATTGGTTCCTGGCTGTTGGCCCTCGGTGCGAACATCGATGCCGCTGCTGCCACCCCCACACCCTTATTAACGGATGAGCAATTAGAGGAGATTAGTCTTGTCGGCTTTGAGCTTCAAGCCCTCGGCTTCGCCCTCTTGGCAGACAGCCAAAATGAGTTGAACCTTGAATCTGCCGGTAATGGTATTGCCTCTATCGGGATGCTTGAAATTATCTCGTCTATCCTCCTTCCCTTTCCAGAGGAGACGGATACGAACCTTGAGGTATCAGGAAACCTCCTAGCCTCGCTCGGGGCCTTCATGATTTTCGCCGAAGAACTCGATAAAGACCCCCGCGTGCCTGGTCAAACCTTAGAAACAATCGGCATCCTCATGCAAGCTATTGGATCAGGCGTGCTCGCAATCGCATTAAGGCTTCAAGCAAATCAGGAGGATAAGGAAGAAAGCGAACAGCAGCAAACAGCGGAGGATGAAGAAAAATCCATCTCCATCACCAATTTAATCACTTGGTCGAACTGGCTCGTCGCGGCCGGTACAATCGTCGCCTTAATTGGCGTGGGAATCAGGTTCAGCAGCGAAACACAATGA
- a CDS encoding DUF6944 family repetitive protein, whose translation MLLNQYKEILGAWMQAAGNIISAIASTPTDRLSDSAQANLNTVGLALQAVGGGLETEGQGTPFSLEYIGNALATIGVLEDLTAAVIEFPDETDTTLNIQGNLLQALGSAIAAVDETQDSTTVGQLEGFIGNVIQTIGSVIQVIGIKVQSAGSQQDQDDNEQTNEDDNQDQADGQNSQQNQVGSYMKWNQQNGSNDQNQNDQSQKEGQNLIAVGSWIQAIGAVIAAIGQQKEEMHELQLGIDE comes from the coding sequence GTGTTACTAAATCAATACAAAGAAATACTGGGGGCGTGGATGCAGGCGGCCGGAAATATTATCAGCGCCATCGCATCTACGCCCACCGACCGATTATCTGATTCTGCTCAAGCGAATCTCAATACGGTTGGCCTCGCCCTGCAAGCAGTCGGCGGTGGACTAGAGACTGAGGGGCAAGGTACGCCGTTCTCGCTTGAGTATATCGGGAATGCGCTTGCAACCATCGGTGTACTCGAGGACCTCACCGCTGCTGTCATTGAATTCCCTGATGAGACAGATACCACTCTCAATATTCAGGGGAATTTACTGCAGGCGCTAGGCAGTGCAATTGCCGCAGTGGATGAGACGCAGGACAGCACGACTGTCGGACAACTCGAAGGATTCATCGGGAATGTCATCCAAACCATTGGGAGCGTCATTCAAGTCATCGGAATTAAAGTTCAGTCTGCCGGGTCCCAGCAAGACCAGGACGATAATGAGCAAACGAACGAGGATGATAATCAAGACCAAGCTGATGGACAGAACAGCCAACAAAATCAAGTTGGCTCCTACATGAAATGGAATCAGCAAAATGGCTCAAATGACCAAAATCAAAATGACCAAAGCCAAAAAGAAGGGCAGAACTTAATCGCTGTCGGTTCATGGATTCAAGCAATCGGTGCCGTCATCGCTGCAATCGGACAGCAAAAAGAAGAAATGCACGAGCTTCAGCTTGGTATTGATGAATAA